In Micromonospora purpureochromogenes, a single window of DNA contains:
- a CDS encoding (deoxy)nucleoside triphosphate pyrophosphohydrolase, with protein MIVGAAIIRDGRVLACARSAPPEVAGMYEFPGGKVEPGESETAALARECAEELAVRVKIGDRVGRDVRMAHGRSVLKVYAARLLHDDQPKALEHQAMRWLSAAELDTVTWLPADAPIVAALRPLLLTAP; from the coding sequence GTGATCGTCGGGGCGGCGATCATCCGCGACGGGCGGGTGCTGGCCTGCGCGCGGTCCGCGCCGCCCGAGGTGGCCGGGATGTACGAGTTCCCCGGCGGCAAGGTCGAGCCGGGCGAGAGCGAGACCGCAGCGCTGGCCCGTGAGTGCGCCGAGGAACTGGCCGTACGCGTCAAGATCGGCGACCGCGTGGGTCGCGACGTCCGGATGGCCCACGGCCGCTCGGTGCTCAAGGTGTACGCGGCCCGGCTCCTGCACGACGACCAGCCGAAGGCGCTGGAGCACCAGGCCATGCGCTGGCTCTCCGCCGCCGAACTGGACACCGTCACCTGGCTCCCCGCCGACGCCCCCATCGTGGCCGCCCTCCGCCCCCTCCTGCTGACCGCCCCCTGA
- a CDS encoding DUF1877 family protein, giving the protein MSMWVYFQGLESSELPVKPAGFEALFDVEFDELRRRVRAGDAVWLESGFFQLNELYLLQSQLSGDREFPVFGGRHIPDPGGGPGHVALGPPDVARTAAYLERVSFPDRWQEWRQLPSSESDEELRERLAQYHSDLRAFYARSAERGWAVVKHFSF; this is encoded by the coding sequence GTGAGTATGTGGGTTTACTTTCAAGGGCTCGAATCCTCCGAGCTGCCCGTGAAGCCGGCGGGTTTTGAGGCCCTATTCGATGTGGAGTTTGACGAGCTGCGCCGACGAGTCCGGGCAGGTGACGCAGTATGGCTGGAGAGCGGCTTCTTCCAGCTGAATGAGCTTTACTTGCTCCAGTCGCAGCTGAGCGGAGACCGGGAGTTCCCCGTCTTCGGAGGTCGGCACATACCGGACCCCGGCGGCGGCCCGGGCCACGTGGCGCTCGGGCCGCCGGACGTGGCGCGCACGGCAGCGTACCTGGAGAGAGTTTCGTTCCCGGACCGGTGGCAGGAGTGGCGGCAACTGCCCTCATCCGAGTCCGATGAGGAGCTGCGGGAGCGCCTGGCTCAGTACCACTCAGACCTACGGGCCTTCTACGCCAGGTCCGCGGAGCGGGGCTGGGCGGTGGTCAAGCACTTCTCGTTCTGA
- a CDS encoding PH domain-containing protein, whose product MANATYDRKEQFQQIQSGLLDGEQIIAVYDAVGTGTGFIGLTDRRVIIQDRSFIGKRYAITSIPYSKITSVSVVSNKSWGGSFFSTGAIAVHVGTHTYEVEFRGAQKSHHVHNVILHYIS is encoded by the coding sequence ATGGCCAATGCGACGTACGACCGCAAGGAGCAGTTCCAGCAGATCCAGAGTGGACTGCTCGACGGAGAGCAGATCATCGCCGTCTACGACGCCGTCGGCACCGGTACCGGGTTCATCGGGCTCACCGACCGGCGCGTGATCATCCAGGACCGGTCGTTCATCGGCAAGCGGTACGCCATCACCAGCATCCCGTACTCGAAGATCACCAGTGTGAGCGTGGTGAGCAACAAGTCGTGGGGCGGCTCGTTCTTCTCCACCGGAGCGATCGCCGTCCACGTCGGCACGCACACCTACGAGGTGGAGTTCCGGGGCGCGCAGAAGAGCCACCACGTGCACAACGTGATCCTGCACTACATCTCCTGA
- a CDS encoding DUF4190 domain-containing protein, which translates to MTTDDTRSRQPPSPGLAEAAAGEWEPWAGSRPSHGRMNRLAVAAFVLGLLGGVLGAVVGVVALRRIRRTGDRGRGLAVAGLVLCGVWALALALVLTGVVSRPDPPVGVRGLQAGDCFRVDDTPTGTRTAPEEVTTVPCTAPHDAELVDRLPAYVRHAGEAYPGTAALSARAETACRQQQRSYVLDPLSLPADVRLRWYVPSRVEWPTYPQITCYLAAGSTPLTRQLRQDATVVRPEQLAYLMATRELDDARAVLAAQGPTAAPDELRAMLARTATANGRFWLALSAQAWPAQVKEPMEKLIAEAQEAGAHWRDAEKTADRDQALRLVAQAEQRREPQTELAVRRALGLSTVQGEPAR; encoded by the coding sequence ATGACCACGGACGACACCAGGTCGAGGCAACCGCCGTCGCCCGGCCTCGCCGAGGCGGCCGCGGGCGAGTGGGAGCCGTGGGCGGGGTCCCGGCCGTCGCACGGGCGGATGAACCGCCTGGCGGTCGCCGCCTTCGTCCTCGGCCTGCTCGGCGGCGTGCTGGGGGCGGTGGTCGGGGTGGTCGCGCTGCGCCGGATCAGGCGGACCGGGGATCGGGGCCGGGGCCTGGCGGTCGCCGGCCTGGTGCTCTGCGGCGTCTGGGCGCTGGCGCTGGCGCTGGTCCTCACCGGGGTGGTGTCCCGGCCCGACCCGCCGGTCGGCGTCCGGGGGCTGCAGGCGGGTGACTGCTTCCGCGTCGACGACACCCCCACGGGTACGCGCACCGCGCCGGAGGAGGTCACCACGGTGCCCTGCACCGCGCCGCACGACGCAGAGCTGGTCGACCGCCTGCCCGCCTACGTTCGGCACGCCGGCGAGGCGTACCCGGGCACGGCCGCGCTGTCGGCGCGGGCCGAGACGGCCTGCCGGCAGCAGCAGCGCAGCTACGTCCTCGACCCGCTCTCGCTCCCGGCGGACGTGCGGCTGCGCTGGTACGTCCCGTCGCGGGTCGAGTGGCCGACCTATCCGCAGATCACCTGCTATCTGGCCGCCGGGTCGACGCCGTTGACGCGGCAGCTGCGCCAGGACGCCACGGTGGTCCGCCCCGAGCAGCTGGCCTACCTGATGGCGACCCGCGAGCTCGATGATGCCCGGGCCGTCCTCGCCGCCCAGGGCCCGACCGCCGCGCCGGACGAGCTGCGCGCCATGCTGGCCCGGACGGCGACGGCCAACGGCCGGTTCTGGCTCGCGCTCAGCGCCCAGGCGTGGCCGGCGCAGGTCAAGGAGCCGATGGAGAAGCTGATCGCCGAGGCGCAGGAGGCCGGGGCGCACTGGCGGGACGCCGAGAAGACCGCCGACCGTGACCAGGCGCTCCGGCTGGTGGCGCAGGCCGAGCAGCGTCGCGAGCCGCAGACGGAGCTGGCCGTACGCCGGGCCCTGGGTCTGTCCACCGTGCAGGGCGAACCGGCGCGCTGA
- a CDS encoding VOC family protein, with product MDVNLEVVTIPVSDVDRALEFYRDRLGWRLDADIKVSDDVRIVQLTPTGDGHTSIAFGKGLPIAAAPGSMRHLELVTSDVVATREELAQRGVDVTEVYHGPGGAFWPEARQPGPDPERNSYNSFASFQDPDGNGWTLQEVTTRMPGREARS from the coding sequence ATGGACGTCAATCTTGAGGTGGTCACGATCCCGGTGTCGGATGTCGACAGGGCGCTGGAGTTCTACCGGGATCGCCTGGGCTGGCGACTGGACGCAGACATCAAGGTCAGCGACGACGTCCGCATCGTGCAACTGACCCCGACTGGTGACGGCCATACGTCCATCGCGTTCGGCAAAGGCCTGCCGATAGCCGCTGCACCGGGGTCGATGCGGCACCTAGAGCTAGTGACCTCCGACGTCGTGGCCACACGGGAGGAGCTAGCCCAGCGGGGCGTCGACGTCACCGAGGTCTACCACGGCCCCGGCGGCGCTTTCTGGCCCGAGGCGCGCCAACCCGGCCCCGACCCCGAACGTAATAGCTACAACTCGTTTGCCTCATTCCAGGACCCGGACGGAAACGGCTGGACGCTGCAGGAGGTCACTACCCGCATGCCGGGTCGCGAGGCCCGTTCGTGA
- a CDS encoding fumarate reductase/succinate dehydrogenase flavoprotein subunit gives MTETRIERHHYDVVVIGAGGAGLRAAIEARLAGKKTAIISKSLFGKAHTVMAEGGAAAAMGNVNNRDNWQVHFRDTMRGGKFLNNFRMAELHAKESPQRIWELETYGALFDRTKDGKISQRNFGGHEYPRLAHVGDRTGLELIRTLQQKIVSLQQEDKRDHGDYEARIKVFSETTITELLLDGDRVAGAFGYYRESGEFILFEAPAVVLATGGVGRSYKVTSNSWEYTGDGHALALRAGATLINMEFLQFHPTGMVWPPSVKGILVTESVRGDGGVLKNSEGKRFMFDYVPDVFRKQYAETEEEADRWYTDPDNNRRPPELLPRDEVARAINSEVKAGRGTPAGGVYLDIASRRSAEEIRRRLPSMYHQFKELADVDITAEPMEVGPTCHYVMGGVEVDPDSGAAYGTVRGLFAAGEVSGGMHGSNRLGGNSLSDLLVFGKRAGGHAASYTDQLGGRPKVSIGAVETAVETALAPLQRDTGESPYTLQQDLQAVMGDLVGIIRREGELVDALRRLAELRERVAKVSASGGRRYNPGWHLALDLRNMLVVSECTAKAALERQESRGGHTREDFPAMEPKWRRVNLVCSLDGDTVRLDHKRLPTMRPELIGLFDRAELAKYLTDEELAEFDTLAEEAGK, from the coding sequence ATGACTGAGACGCGAATCGAACGACACCACTACGACGTCGTCGTGATCGGCGCCGGCGGCGCCGGCCTGCGCGCGGCGATCGAGGCCCGTCTGGCGGGCAAGAAGACGGCCATCATCTCCAAGTCGCTCTTCGGCAAGGCGCACACCGTGATGGCCGAGGGCGGCGCGGCGGCCGCCATGGGGAACGTGAACAACCGGGACAACTGGCAGGTCCACTTCCGCGACACCATGCGCGGCGGCAAGTTCCTCAACAACTTCCGGATGGCCGAGCTGCACGCGAAGGAGTCGCCGCAGCGGATCTGGGAGCTGGAGACGTACGGGGCGCTCTTCGACCGCACCAAGGACGGGAAGATCTCCCAGCGCAACTTCGGCGGCCACGAGTACCCGCGGCTGGCGCACGTCGGCGACCGCACCGGCCTGGAGCTGATCCGTACCCTCCAGCAGAAGATCGTCTCCCTCCAGCAGGAGGACAAGCGCGACCACGGCGACTACGAGGCCCGGATCAAGGTCTTCTCCGAGACCACGATCACCGAGCTGCTGCTCGACGGTGACCGGGTCGCCGGCGCGTTCGGCTACTACCGGGAGTCCGGCGAATTCATCCTCTTCGAGGCGCCGGCGGTGGTGCTGGCCACCGGTGGCGTCGGCCGGTCCTACAAGGTCACCTCGAACTCCTGGGAGTACACCGGGGACGGTCACGCGCTGGCGCTGCGCGCCGGGGCGACGCTGATCAACATGGAGTTCCTCCAGTTCCACCCCACCGGCATGGTCTGGCCGCCCTCGGTGAAGGGCATCCTGGTCACCGAGTCGGTGCGCGGCGACGGCGGCGTGCTGAAGAACTCCGAGGGCAAGCGGTTCATGTTCGACTACGTCCCCGACGTCTTCCGCAAGCAGTACGCGGAGACCGAGGAGGAGGCGGACCGCTGGTACACCGATCCGGACAACAACCGGCGCCCGCCGGAGCTGCTCCCCCGCGACGAGGTCGCCCGCGCGATCAACAGCGAGGTCAAGGCCGGCCGGGGTACGCCCGCGGGCGGCGTCTACCTGGACATCGCCTCGCGCCGCTCGGCCGAGGAGATCCGTCGCCGGCTGCCGTCGATGTACCACCAGTTCAAGGAGCTGGCCGACGTCGACATCACCGCCGAGCCGATGGAGGTCGGCCCGACCTGCCACTACGTGATGGGTGGCGTGGAGGTGGACCCGGACTCGGGCGCCGCGTACGGGACCGTGCGCGGGCTCTTCGCCGCGGGCGAGGTCTCCGGGGGCATGCACGGCTCCAACCGACTCGGCGGCAACTCCCTGTCCGACCTGCTGGTCTTCGGCAAGCGGGCCGGCGGGCACGCGGCGTCGTACACCGACCAGCTCGGCGGGCGGCCGAAGGTGTCGATCGGCGCGGTGGAGACGGCGGTGGAGACGGCGCTGGCGCCCCTGCAGCGGGACACCGGCGAGAGCCCGTACACCCTCCAGCAGGACCTCCAGGCGGTGATGGGAGACCTGGTAGGGATCATCCGGCGCGAGGGTGAGCTGGTCGACGCGCTGCGCCGGCTGGCGGAGCTGCGCGAGCGGGTGGCCAAGGTCAGCGCCAGCGGCGGCCGGCGCTACAACCCGGGCTGGCACCTGGCCCTGGACCTGCGCAACATGCTGGTGGTGTCGGAGTGCACCGCGAAGGCGGCGCTGGAGCGGCAGGAGTCCCGCGGCGGGCACACCCGGGAGGACTTCCCGGCGATGGAGCCGAAGTGGCGGCGGGTCAACCTGGTCTGCTCCCTGGACGGCGACACCGTACGCCTGGACCACAAGCGGCTGCCGACGATGCGGCCGGAGCTGATCGGCCTCTTCGACCGTGCCGAGCTGGCCAAGTACCTGACCGACGAGGAGCTCGCGGAGTTCGACACCCTCGCTGAGGAGGCGGGCAAGTAA
- a CDS encoding 4a-hydroxytetrahydrobiopterin dehydratase, with protein MRGLFNSRAKHDYLSDALTLLTGWIREGEQIRRTLVMDDTQHAALTERVKVVADALRLRPEISRRAEETQIRVGHGDGEPLTEGEVLLAARIEDAYRAVTAS; from the coding sequence ATGCGCGGGCTGTTCAACAGCCGGGCGAAGCACGACTACCTCAGCGACGCGCTGACGCTCCTCACCGGGTGGATCCGGGAAGGTGAGCAGATCCGGCGGACCCTCGTGATGGACGACACCCAGCACGCGGCGCTGACCGAACGGGTCAAGGTGGTCGCGGACGCGCTCCGGCTCCGTCCAGAGATCAGTCGCCGGGCCGAGGAGACCCAGATCCGGGTCGGGCACGGCGACGGTGAGCCGCTGACCGAGGGCGAGGTCCTGCTGGCGGCCCGCATCGAGGACGCGTACCGGGCAGTCACCGCTTCCTGA
- a CDS encoding permease-like cell division protein FtsX, with the protein MRRSASVLAALLAAALLPGCTGGPSAEDRPVNLKARVFLSTYASDAQAKAVETHLRGYQGPLRGDLRKLDGVDSVVFPGRKSQPSVNECMMSVRTAADPAPKLDIVVFLMNEASEAEKQAVQSLLRAVPGARDVRLRGRDEGYEILKESYRDVAPEIAASAEPEDLPEALVLTMVDRDAVFRANDDRIDEQVCRLTGVGRVIVPPKPLARRGSA; encoded by the coding sequence GTGCGTAGATCGGCTTCCGTCCTGGCCGCGCTCCTGGCGGCCGCCCTGCTGCCCGGCTGCACCGGCGGACCCTCGGCCGAGGACCGCCCGGTGAACTTGAAGGCCCGGGTGTTCCTGAGCACCTACGCCAGCGACGCCCAGGCGAAAGCCGTCGAAACCCACCTGCGCGGCTACCAGGGGCCGCTCCGCGGCGACCTGCGCAAGCTCGACGGCGTCGACTCGGTCGTCTTTCCGGGCAGGAAATCGCAGCCGTCGGTAAACGAGTGCATGATGAGCGTCCGGACGGCAGCCGATCCCGCGCCCAAGCTCGACATCGTCGTCTTCCTCATGAACGAGGCGTCCGAGGCGGAGAAGCAGGCGGTGCAGTCACTCCTGCGGGCGGTGCCCGGCGCGCGCGACGTGCGGCTACGCGGCCGGGACGAGGGGTACGAGATCCTCAAGGAGAGCTACCGGGACGTCGCCCCCGAGATCGCCGCCTCCGCCGAGCCGGAGGACCTGCCGGAGGCGCTGGTCCTGACCATGGTGGACCGCGACGCGGTGTTCCGCGCCAACGACGACCGGATCGACGAGCAGGTCTGCCGGCTGACCGGGGTCGGACGGGTCATCGTCCCGCCGAAGCCGCTGGCCCGACGGGGTTCGGCATAG
- a CDS encoding class I SAM-dependent methyltransferase, which produces MLGMSRRALSFGVVAEAYERFRLGYPVELFDLVMTYAGQPVPTALEIGAGTGKATRLFAEQGVTVTATEPDGAMLAELRKHVAADVKTVQAAFEDLRPGERYALVYAAAALHWTNPEGRWSRIAALLEPGGVFASFGGPLQLADPAVEEAVRAARAPFLESDDVPSPDGTPPGHDMQWPGTELQRSEWFAEVRQSVIVRRSTMSARDYVGHLSTISAYLELPAAEREQVFSRIMQVLPETVEIAADLTVHLARRRCEQ; this is translated from the coding sequence ATGCTCGGCATGTCTCGTCGCGCACTGAGCTTCGGAGTGGTGGCGGAGGCATACGAACGGTTCCGGCTGGGGTATCCCGTGGAGCTCTTCGACCTGGTGATGACGTACGCGGGTCAGCCGGTTCCGACTGCCCTGGAAATCGGCGCCGGGACCGGCAAAGCAACCCGTCTGTTCGCTGAGCAAGGGGTAACGGTCACCGCGACCGAGCCTGACGGGGCCATGCTCGCCGAGCTGCGTAAGCACGTGGCAGCAGACGTCAAGACCGTGCAAGCCGCGTTCGAGGACCTGCGACCGGGCGAGCGCTACGCGCTGGTGTACGCGGCAGCGGCGCTGCATTGGACGAACCCGGAGGGCCGGTGGTCGCGCATCGCCGCGCTGCTGGAGCCAGGTGGCGTGTTCGCCTCGTTCGGTGGACCACTCCAGCTGGCCGACCCGGCTGTGGAGGAAGCTGTTCGCGCGGCCCGCGCACCGTTCCTGGAGAGCGACGATGTTCCGTCTCCGGATGGGACGCCTCCGGGGCATGACATGCAGTGGCCGGGTACGGAGCTCCAACGGTCTGAGTGGTTCGCCGAAGTTCGGCAGTCCGTGATCGTGCGGCGGTCGACGATGAGTGCCCGCGACTACGTCGGCCACCTCTCGACCATCTCGGCTTATCTCGAACTGCCGGCCGCGGAGCGGGAACAGGTATTCAGCCGGATCATGCAGGTCCTGCCTGAGACGGTCGAGATTGCCGCCGACCTCACCGTCCATCTCGCTCGTCGGCGCTGCGAGCAGTAG
- a CDS encoding succinate dehydrogenase/fumarate reductase iron-sulfur subunit: protein MGNKRQFRIWRGDETGGDLQDYTVEVNEGEVVLDVIHRLQATDAPDLACRWNCKAGKCGSCSMEINGKPRLSCMTRMSTFEEDETVTVTPLRTFPVIRDLVTDVSFNYEKAREMPAFAPPADVAPGDYRMQQVDVERSQEFRKCIECFLCQTVCHVIRDHEENKQAFAGPRFFIRAAELDMHPLDAKTDRKDFAQAEQGLGFCNITKCCTEVCPEHIKITDNGIIPMKERVVDRRYDPLVWLGSKIFRRGDTPQSTAGSAGKESAVHSGARQAGVHSHAGGSHDPLAEVQAQQGVNWHREVPHPTAPAVDATGRLPLTELTFDRAAAPSPFGDDVTFPLPPEHLNFAHPSQDEKH, encoded by the coding sequence ATGGGCAACAAGCGACAGTTCCGGATCTGGCGGGGCGACGAGACCGGCGGCGACCTGCAGGACTACACGGTCGAGGTGAACGAGGGCGAGGTGGTCCTCGACGTCATCCACCGACTCCAGGCCACCGACGCGCCCGACCTCGCCTGCCGGTGGAACTGCAAGGCGGGCAAGTGCGGCTCCTGCTCGATGGAGATCAACGGCAAGCCGCGGCTGAGCTGCATGACCCGGATGTCGACCTTCGAGGAGGACGAGACGGTCACGGTCACCCCGCTGCGCACCTTCCCGGTCATCCGGGACCTGGTCACCGACGTCTCGTTCAACTACGAGAAGGCCCGGGAGATGCCGGCCTTCGCGCCGCCGGCCGACGTGGCGCCCGGGGACTACCGGATGCAGCAGGTCGACGTGGAGCGCTCGCAGGAGTTCCGCAAGTGCATTGAGTGCTTCCTGTGCCAGACCGTCTGCCACGTGATCCGCGACCACGAGGAGAACAAGCAGGCCTTCGCCGGTCCCCGGTTCTTCATCCGGGCGGCGGAGCTGGACATGCACCCGCTGGACGCGAAGACGGACCGCAAGGATTTCGCGCAGGCCGAGCAGGGGCTCGGGTTCTGCAACATCACCAAGTGCTGCACCGAGGTCTGCCCCGAGCACATCAAGATCACCGACAACGGGATCATCCCCATGAAGGAGCGGGTCGTCGACCGCAGGTACGATCCCCTCGTGTGGCTTGGTAGCAAGATCTTCCGTCGGGGTGACACGCCCCAGAGCACCGCGGGCAGCGCGGGGAAGGAGTCCGCGGTGCACAGCGGCGCTCGTCAGGCTGGAGTCCACTCGCACGCGGGGGGTTCGCACGATCCGCTCGCCGAGGTGCAGGCCCAGCAGGGTGTGAACTGGCACCGCGAGGTCCCGCACCCGACCGCCCCGGCGGTCGACGCCACCGGCCGGCTGCCGCTGACGGAGCTGACCTTCGACCGGGCGGCGGCCCCGTCCCCGTTCGGCGACGACGTCACCTTCCCGCTGCCGCCGGAGCACCTCAACTTCGCTCATCCGAGCCAGGACGAGAAGCACTGA
- a CDS encoding DUF1877 family protein, protein MSFHMHLRATASNEVPEDFSSLLDFMSTAWEAHQEEHAAGIADSIDKDFGHVHELYTMGAEHGDATNPANTLPIFGGRQISSPAEDQPPFVILTPAEVRRTAEFLRIVPFGERWQIAGTKLSKPYIGWEDGNAARNIFLGHHNDLRTFYERAAQAGHAVIKAFWY, encoded by the coding sequence TTGAGCTTCCATATGCACCTGCGGGCCACGGCCTCCAACGAGGTCCCAGAGGATTTCTCGTCGCTGCTTGACTTCATGTCCACCGCCTGGGAGGCGCATCAGGAGGAGCACGCTGCTGGCATCGCCGATTCCATCGACAAGGACTTCGGCCACGTCCACGAGCTCTACACGATGGGCGCAGAGCATGGCGACGCCACGAACCCGGCCAACACTCTGCCGATCTTCGGTGGTCGGCAGATTTCCAGCCCGGCAGAAGACCAACCGCCGTTCGTCATCCTCACCCCGGCCGAGGTGCGGAGGACGGCGGAGTTCCTCCGGATCGTTCCGTTCGGCGAACGCTGGCAGATCGCGGGGACGAAGCTCTCCAAGCCGTACATCGGGTGGGAAGACGGGAACGCGGCCAGGAACATCTTCCTCGGCCACCACAACGACCTGCGCACCTTCTACGAGCGGGCCGCGCAAGCCGGCCACGCCGTGATCAAAGCCTTCTGGTATTAG
- a CDS encoding DUF6928 family protein, which yields MGAKTGLLAFADGDVPTALRRVGTPDARRTAELVRRTHPGFEVSATDGNTLSDGSYPPDKVTYAASLPGVDILCDRRFMVDRPSELPAHLLGLAAGRRVVLHAMHSVVDWLAFAVWEDGELVRSLSVSPDGGVGEDIGTPYAFELPHRAGQHPVLPAAEWDDEEPYPLPYHPLELGEEALRHLFGFTIEGRRRPGDVDADAIALLGFRVVDPTGREAAERRALLEQVQAMGPPRQFRYENGRMVEVVDR from the coding sequence ATGGGCGCCAAGACCGGATTGCTGGCCTTCGCCGACGGGGACGTGCCGACCGCACTCCGGCGCGTCGGCACACCCGACGCTCGCCGCACAGCCGAACTGGTCCGCCGCACGCACCCGGGTTTCGAGGTGAGCGCCACCGATGGCAACACCCTCTCCGACGGCAGCTACCCGCCGGACAAGGTGACCTACGCCGCGAGTCTGCCCGGCGTCGACATCCTCTGCGACCGTCGGTTCATGGTGGACCGTCCATCCGAGCTGCCGGCCCATCTGCTGGGGCTGGCCGCCGGCCGGCGGGTCGTCCTGCACGCGATGCACTCAGTCGTCGACTGGCTGGCCTTCGCCGTCTGGGAGGACGGCGAGCTGGTCCGCTCACTGAGCGTCTCCCCCGACGGCGGTGTCGGCGAGGACATCGGCACGCCGTACGCGTTCGAGCTGCCGCACCGGGCGGGCCAGCACCCCGTCCTGCCCGCAGCGGAGTGGGACGACGAGGAGCCGTACCCGCTTCCCTATCACCCGCTGGAGCTGGGCGAGGAGGCGCTGCGTCACCTCTTCGGGTTCACCATCGAGGGCCGCCGGCGCCCGGGCGACGTTGACGCGGACGCGATCGCGCTGCTCGGCTTCCGGGTGGTGGACCCGACCGGCCGCGAGGCCGCCGAGCGCCGCGCCCTGCTGGAGCAGGTGCAGGCGATGGGGCCACCCCGCCAGTTCCGTTACGAGAACGGCCGGATGGTCGAGGTCGTGGACCGGTGA
- a CDS encoding class I SAM-dependent methyltransferase codes for MSAPDGSAGVSRAADHDRVRRSYDTVAETYWERIGDELAGKPLDRALFAALVERTGDAPVADLGCGPGHVAAWLAERGVTAVGVDLSPAMVAAGRRRFPEVEFRQGDLLSLPAADGEFGAAVALYSVIHLRPAELRPAFAEMRRVLRPGGALLVAFHLGAEVQRLTDWWGHEVDVDFHQHEVETVAGALRAAGFTEEARLERAHHPQEGETRRCYLLVRRPDEETS; via the coding sequence GTGAGCGCCCCGGACGGTTCCGCCGGCGTGTCCCGCGCGGCCGACCACGATCGGGTACGCCGGAGCTACGACACGGTGGCCGAGACGTACTGGGAACGCATCGGCGACGAACTGGCCGGCAAGCCCCTCGACCGGGCGCTGTTCGCGGCTCTCGTCGAGCGGACCGGCGACGCTCCGGTGGCCGACCTGGGGTGCGGGCCCGGGCACGTGGCGGCCTGGCTGGCGGAGCGCGGCGTCACCGCCGTCGGCGTCGACCTCTCCCCCGCGATGGTCGCCGCCGGCCGGCGCAGGTTCCCGGAGGTGGAGTTCCGCCAGGGTGACCTGCTGAGCCTGCCGGCGGCGGACGGCGAGTTCGGCGCGGCGGTGGCGCTCTACTCGGTCATCCACCTGCGCCCGGCGGAGCTGCGGCCGGCGTTCGCCGAGATGCGGCGGGTGCTGCGGCCCGGCGGCGCGCTGCTGGTGGCGTTCCACCTCGGCGCCGAGGTGCAGCGGCTGACCGACTGGTGGGGCCACGAGGTCGATGTCGACTTCCACCAGCACGAAGTGGAGACCGTCGCCGGAGCACTGCGCGCGGCCGGCTTCACCGAGGAGGCGCGGCTGGAACGGGCACATCACCCGCAGGAGGGCGAGACGCGGCGCTGCTACCTGCTGGTCCGGCGCCCGGACGAGGAAACGAGCTGA
- a CDS encoding zinc finger domain-containing protein has protein sequence MTDPGERARSALQRIHKAAVRHRDLELHHAADEIVRAAKTRGLDPGSVESYRPCPVCGAEPGQLCINVPGRPVQPGDMHPERTK, from the coding sequence ATGACCGACCCAGGGGAGCGGGCGCGAAGCGCGCTCCAGCGAATCCACAAGGCTGCCGTGCGCCATCGGGACCTTGAGCTGCACCACGCGGCCGACGAGATCGTCCGAGCGGCCAAGACGAGGGGCCTCGATCCGGGGTCCGTCGAGTCGTACCGCCCCTGCCCGGTGTGCGGCGCTGAGCCGGGTCAGTTGTGCATCAACGTTCCTGGCCGGCCGGTGCAGCCGGGCGACATGCACCCTGAGCGCACGAAATAG